One Henriciella litoralis genomic window carries:
- a CDS encoding fimbrial biogenesis chaperone, which translates to MTLKMTCRRCFFAFAAAIAVALPVQAFGIGLQPTTVEMDAEPGTRQRQVMTIANTHPEDTISLTLGLADWSLDRNGQINLQPPGERSDSAAEWVRFSPSFVTLKPGQSQQIIVDIITPESLERSGDHRFALLASAILPETRGGQSGVWRKHDIASLFYLTTDPATSDPAVRDARLSIGADGTQEVDLLVENTGTAHARLEGTVTISGEGDDISIPIANLVVLNGGSREFTAPIPEDLPSNPQVTVDFENVFAPQNPSKSARVKTYSAPLILRDAVLDAGEAITTDQ; encoded by the coding sequence ATGACATTGAAAATGACCTGCCGCAGATGCTTCTTCGCCTTCGCGGCAGCGATTGCCGTGGCGCTGCCCGTGCAGGCGTTCGGCATTGGCCTACAGCCAACGACTGTCGAAATGGACGCCGAGCCGGGCACACGCCAGCGCCAGGTCATGACAATCGCAAATACGCATCCGGAAGACACCATCTCGCTGACGCTCGGCCTCGCTGACTGGTCGCTCGACCGGAATGGACAGATCAACCTTCAGCCCCCAGGCGAACGCTCAGACTCAGCGGCCGAATGGGTACGTTTCAGCCCTTCTTTCGTGACCCTCAAACCCGGCCAGTCCCAGCAGATCATCGTCGATATCATCACACCAGAGAGCCTCGAAAGATCAGGCGACCATCGCTTTGCCTTGCTCGCCTCCGCCATTCTCCCGGAAACGCGCGGCGGCCAATCCGGCGTCTGGCGTAAACACGATATTGCCAGTCTTTTCTATCTGACGACCGACCCGGCCACCAGCGACCCAGCTGTGCGCGATGCCCGTCTCTCCATAGGTGCGGACGGCACGCAGGAAGTCGACCTTCTGGTGGAAAATACCGGTACTGCGCATGCCCGGCTTGAGGGAACGGTCACCATTTCCGGTGAGGGCGATGACATCTCGATCCCTATCGCGAACCTCGTCGTCCTGAACGGAGGCTCGCGTGAGTTCACTGCGCCGATACCGGAAGATCTGCCGTCCAATCCGCAGGTGACTGTCGATTTCGAAAATGTCTTCGCGCCGCAAAACCCGTCAAAGTCAGCGCGCGTAAAAACCTATTCCGCGCCACTCATCCTTCGGGATGCTGTGTTGGATGCAGGCGAAGCGATCACAACAGATCAGTAG
- the infA gene encoding translation initiation factor IF-1: MAKEELIEFNGTIMELLPNATFRVKLENDHEIIGYTAGKMRKNRIRILTGDKVLVEMTPYDLTKGRITYRFK; this comes from the coding sequence ATGGCAAAGGAAGAACTAATCGAGTTCAATGGAACAATCATGGAATTGCTTCCAAACGCGACGTTTCGCGTAAAGCTTGAAAATGACCATGAAATCATCGGCTACACGGCCGGCAAGATGCGCAAGAACCGCATTCGTATCCTTACAGGCGACAAAGTGCTCGTCGAAATGACGCCCTACGACCTGACCAAGGGCCGGATCACTTACCGCTTCAAATAG
- the hisD gene encoding histidinol dehydrogenase, whose amino-acid sequence MARWLDATSAGFEAIFADFLNEPRGQVEDVASTVREVIADVRKNGGEAVARYTAKFDGVTLDPVTLQSDNVDLYELAAECPEDLREAIDFAADRIAAYHEKQRPSDHQFTDAAGVELGWRWTPLDSVGLYVPGGLASYPSSVLMNAVPAKIAGVQRVVMTAPAPLGRLSPAVAYAALKAGVDEFYPIGGAQAVAALAFGAGHLKAVDKIVGPGNAYVAEAKRQVFGKVGIDTIAGPSEILVIADDSANADWIAADLLSQSEHDTSSQSILITVNKAVGKAVENAVEKQLKTLSTETRARAAWDSHGAIIHAGSLDQAADIANEIAAEHLELAIADPDMLLPQIRHAGAVFLGHHTPEALGDYVTGSNHVLPTSRAARFSSGLGLFDFLKRMSVQRASPEGFNALAPAALRLATAEGLPAHARSVSIRSNQGGGDVG is encoded by the coding sequence ATGGCCCGCTGGCTTGATGCCACATCTGCCGGGTTTGAGGCGATATTTGCAGATTTCCTCAATGAACCCCGCGGCCAGGTTGAGGATGTCGCCTCAACCGTGCGCGAGGTTATCGCAGATGTGCGCAAGAATGGCGGCGAGGCGGTTGCGCGCTACACGGCGAAGTTCGATGGCGTGACGCTGGACCCGGTGACGTTGCAGTCCGACAATGTCGACCTCTACGAACTGGCGGCGGAATGCCCGGAGGATCTGCGCGAGGCCATCGATTTTGCAGCCGACCGGATCGCGGCCTATCACGAGAAACAGCGCCCCTCAGACCACCAGTTTACGGATGCGGCAGGCGTCGAGCTTGGCTGGCGTTGGACGCCGCTGGACAGCGTCGGCCTCTACGTGCCGGGCGGGCTCGCTTCCTATCCAAGTTCTGTGCTGATGAACGCTGTTCCGGCCAAGATTGCCGGGGTGCAGCGTGTTGTGATGACGGCGCCGGCGCCGCTGGGAAGGCTGTCTCCGGCTGTGGCTTACGCCGCGCTGAAGGCGGGCGTGGATGAGTTTTACCCGATTGGCGGCGCGCAGGCAGTTGCTGCGCTGGCCTTTGGGGCCGGGCATCTGAAAGCTGTCGACAAGATTGTCGGGCCTGGCAATGCCTATGTGGCCGAGGCCAAGCGGCAGGTCTTCGGCAAGGTTGGCATCGACACGATTGCCGGTCCGTCAGAGATTCTGGTGATCGCGGATGACAGCGCGAATGCAGACTGGATCGCAGCGGACCTGTTAAGCCAGTCAGAACATGATACGTCTTCACAATCTATCTTGATTACTGTGAACAAGGCTGTGGGAAAGGCTGTGGAAAACGCTGTGGAAAAACAGTTGAAAACTCTGTCCACAGAAACCCGCGCCCGGGCTGCGTGGGATAGCCATGGTGCGATCATTCACGCAGGCTCTCTCGATCAGGCTGCAGACATCGCCAATGAGATTGCGGCTGAGCATCTGGAGCTCGCCATTGCTGACCCGGACATGCTGTTGCCGCAGATCCGGCACGCCGGTGCAGTGTTTCTCGGCCACCACACGCCTGAAGCGCTCGGTGATTATGTGACCGGGTCCAACCATGTGCTGCCGACCAGCCGGGCGGCGCGGTTCAGCTCTGGTCTTGGCCTCTTTGACTTCCTCAAGCGCATGAGCGTCCAGCGCGCGAGCCCTGAGGGGTTCAATGCGCTTGCGCCGGCCGCGCTCCGTCTGGCCACGGCAGAGGGCCTGCCGGCCCACGCCCGGTCAGTTTCAATTCGTAGCAATCAGGGTGGAGGCGATGTCGGATAA
- a CDS encoding UPF0262 family protein — protein MSDKRLVAVEIDEETLSSSGPDAEHERRVAIFDLIEENTFGINEHEGGPYVLHLSMIERKLVFDIRLEDQTKVHAFILSISPFRGLIRDYFMICESYYSAIKTQSPHQIEAIDMARRGIHNEGSTLLAERLEGKIDVDFDTARRLFTLICALHAGQMRGPGA, from the coding sequence ATGTCGGATAAGCGCCTCGTTGCCGTCGAGATTGATGAGGAGACCCTGTCGTCCAGTGGTCCCGACGCTGAGCATGAGCGCCGTGTCGCCATATTCGACCTCATCGAGGAAAATACGTTCGGTATCAATGAGCATGAGGGTGGGCCGTATGTGCTTCACCTCTCGATGATCGAGCGAAAGCTGGTGTTCGACATTCGCCTTGAAGACCAGACAAAGGTGCACGCTTTTATCCTGTCGATCTCGCCGTTCCGAGGCCTGATCCGCGACTATTTCATGATCTGCGAGAGCTATTACTCAGCGATCAAGACCCAGTCGCCGCACCAGATCGAAGCGATAGATATGGCGCGCCGCGGCATTCACAATGAAGGCTCGACGCTGCTGGCTGAACGGCTGGAGGGCAAGATCGACGTCGATTTCGATACGGCGCGCCGCTTGTTCACGCTGATTTGCGCCCTGCATGCAGGGCAGATGCGCGGACCGGGAGCATAG
- a CDS encoding GrpB family protein, with translation MDEIEIAPYDPDWPAAFERERSRLAAALSDVAILDLVHFGSTAIADMPAKPIIDMLMIVPDLATARDVLPERLNPLGYDFWADNPKTDRLFFVRGMPPRGVKRTHHLHVCEPDSELHQRLAFQDYLNAHPGEAAAYADLKKDLAVRHRIDREAYTRAKQGFIDRIMRLASKT, from the coding sequence ATGGATGAGATTGAAATCGCGCCATATGATCCGGACTGGCCAGCCGCTTTCGAGCGCGAACGAAGCCGCCTAGCCGCGGCCCTATCTGATGTCGCAATCCTCGATCTGGTCCATTTCGGCAGCACCGCAATTGCGGACATGCCAGCAAAACCCATCATCGACATGCTGATGATCGTGCCAGATCTGGCGACCGCCAGGGACGTACTGCCGGAGAGGCTGAACCCGCTTGGGTATGATTTCTGGGCGGACAATCCAAAGACGGACCGTCTCTTCTTCGTGCGGGGGATGCCGCCTCGCGGCGTGAAGCGCACGCACCACCTGCATGTCTGCGAACCCGATAGCGAATTGCATCAGCGCCTTGCCTTCCAGGACTACCTCAATGCACACCCCGGCGAAGCGGCCGCCTATGCCGATCTTAAGAAAGACCTCGCGGTACGCCATCGCATAGACCGGGAGGCCTATACGCGCGCCAAGCAGGGCTTTATCGACAGGATCATGCGCCTCGCGAGCAAAACCTGA
- the uvrA gene encoding excinuclease ABC subunit UvrA: MSPLDLRMIRVRGAKEHNLKNVDVDIPRDKLVVLTGLSGSGKSSLAFDTIYAEGQRRYVESLSAYARQFLELMQKPDVESIEGLSPAISIEQKTTSRNPRSTVGTVTEIYDYMRLLWARVGIPYSPATGLPIQSQTVSEMVDRTMDLPERTRLYMLAPMIRGRKGEYRKEFAELLKNGFQRVKVDGEFHDLESPPTLDKKFKHDIDVVVDRIVIREGMEQRLAESFETALGLANGIAVLEYADLEEGETEAKRITYSANFACPVSGFTIPEIEPRLFSFNNPFGACPACDGLGEQLKVDPELVVPDKDLTLAKGAIAPWARSASPYQTQTLQALADHYDFDLDTPWNKLSEDVREVILHGTGKEEIDFVYDDGLRRYEVKKTFEGVIPNLNRRYRETDSQWSRDEIAKFQSAAPCPSCNGKRLKPEALAVKIDGLDISDSAEFSIKEAGNWFGKVEDSLSDQHKEIAARILKEINDRLIFLNAVGLEYLSLSRASGTLSGGESQRIRLASQIGSGLQGVLYVLDEPSIGLHQRDNERLLETLKRLRDLGNSVLVVEHDEDAILTADHVIDMGPRAGVHGGEIIAEGTPEEVISNPKSLTGAFLSGKEEIAIPAKRRLAKKNRSLTIKGATGNNLKNVDASIPLGTFTAITGVSGGGKSTLIIETLYKALARKLNGASSAPAPYQSLEGLNHLDKVIDIDQSPIGRTPRSNPATYTGAFGPIRDWFAGLPEAKARGYKPGRFSFNVKGGRCEACQGDGVIKIEMHFLPDVYVTCETCNGKRYNRETLEVLYKGKSIADVLDMTVEEAEKFFSAVPSIQSKMETLNRVGLTYIKVGQQATTLSGGEAQRVKLAKELSKRATGRTLYILDEPTTGLHFEDVRKLLEVLHELVEQGNTVVVIEHNLDVIKTADHIIDIGPEGGDGGGRVVATGTPEDVAADKESWTGRFLAETFRRQDERRAARNKVKRKDAKAKQAAE; this comes from the coding sequence ATGAGCCCACTTGATCTCCGCATGATCCGCGTTCGCGGCGCAAAAGAGCACAATCTGAAGAATGTCGATGTCGATATTCCGCGAGACAAGCTCGTCGTGCTGACGGGGCTGTCCGGGTCCGGCAAGTCATCTCTGGCGTTCGACACGATCTACGCCGAGGGCCAGCGCCGCTATGTCGAGAGCCTTTCGGCCTATGCGCGCCAGTTCCTGGAGCTCATGCAGAAGCCCGACGTCGAGAGCATTGAGGGCCTCTCGCCTGCAATCTCAATCGAGCAGAAGACCACCAGCCGTAACCCGCGCTCGACCGTCGGCACGGTCACCGAAATTTACGACTATATGCGCCTCCTCTGGGCGCGCGTCGGCATCCCCTATTCGCCCGCAACGGGGCTTCCTATCCAAAGCCAGACCGTCTCTGAAATGGTCGACCGCACGATGGATTTGCCTGAGAGAACGCGTCTCTACATGCTCGCGCCGATGATCCGCGGGCGTAAGGGCGAGTACCGCAAGGAGTTCGCCGAACTGCTCAAAAATGGCTTTCAGCGCGTGAAGGTCGATGGCGAATTCCATGATCTTGAGAGCCCGCCAACGCTCGACAAGAAGTTCAAGCACGACATCGACGTCGTGGTTGACCGGATCGTCATCCGCGAAGGCATGGAACAGCGCCTCGCCGAGAGCTTTGAGACCGCGCTCGGCCTCGCCAATGGCATCGCTGTGCTCGAATATGCTGACCTTGAAGAGGGCGAAACCGAAGCCAAGCGGATCACCTACTCGGCCAATTTCGCCTGCCCCGTCTCCGGCTTCACCATTCCGGAAATTGAGCCGCGCCTCTTCTCATTCAACAATCCGTTCGGCGCCTGTCCGGCCTGTGACGGCCTTGGCGAACAGTTGAAAGTCGACCCGGAACTCGTCGTGCCGGACAAGGATCTGACGCTGGCAAAAGGCGCGATTGCGCCGTGGGCGCGCTCAGCCTCTCCCTACCAGACGCAGACTCTGCAGGCCCTCGCCGACCATTACGATTTTGACCTCGACACGCCCTGGAACAAGCTATCCGAGGATGTGCGCGAAGTTATTCTCCACGGCACCGGCAAGGAAGAAATCGATTTTGTCTATGATGATGGCCTGCGCCGCTATGAAGTGAAGAAGACGTTCGAAGGCGTCATTCCCAACCTCAACCGCCGCTACCGCGAGACAGACAGCCAGTGGTCACGTGACGAGATCGCCAAGTTCCAGTCGGCTGCCCCCTGCCCGTCCTGCAATGGCAAGCGGCTGAAGCCCGAAGCCCTCGCCGTCAAGATTGATGGGCTGGACATCTCCGACAGCGCCGAATTCTCGATCAAGGAAGCCGGCAACTGGTTCGGCAAGGTCGAAGACTCACTGTCAGACCAGCACAAGGAAATCGCGGCGCGTATCCTGAAGGAAATCAATGATCGTCTCATCTTCCTGAATGCGGTCGGCCTTGAATATCTCTCGCTGTCGCGCGCATCCGGGACGCTTTCGGGCGGCGAAAGCCAGCGCATCCGCCTCGCCAGCCAGATCGGCTCTGGCCTTCAGGGCGTGCTCTACGTGCTGGACGAACCGAGCATCGGCCTGCACCAGCGCGACAATGAACGTCTTCTGGAGACGCTGAAACGCCTGCGCGATCTCGGCAATTCCGTCCTCGTTGTTGAGCACGACGAAGACGCCATCCTCACGGCAGACCATGTCATCGATATGGGCCCGCGCGCCGGTGTCCATGGCGGCGAAATCATTGCGGAGGGCACGCCCGAGGAGGTGATTTCCAACCCTAAAAGCCTCACCGGCGCGTTCCTTTCGGGCAAAGAAGAGATTGCCATTCCGGCCAAGCGCCGGCTGGCGAAAAAGAACCGCTCGCTGACCATCAAGGGCGCGACCGGCAACAATCTGAAGAATGTCGACGCCAGCATTCCGCTGGGCACCTTCACCGCGATCACCGGGGTGTCCGGCGGCGGCAAGTCCACGCTGATCATCGAGACGCTTTACAAGGCACTCGCGCGCAAGCTGAACGGCGCGTCCTCTGCGCCTGCGCCCTATCAAAGCCTTGAAGGCCTCAATCATCTCGACAAGGTCATCGATATTGACCAGTCGCCGATCGGGCGCACCCCGCGGTCGAACCCGGCGACCTATACCGGCGCCTTCGGCCCGATCCGGGACTGGTTTGCCGGCCTGCCAGAAGCCAAGGCACGCGGCTACAAGCCGGGCCGCTTCTCGTTCAACGTCAAAGGCGGACGCTGCGAAGCCTGTCAGGGCGACGGCGTCATCAAGATCGAGATGCACTTCCTGCCGGACGTCTATGTGACCTGCGAGACCTGTAATGGAAAGCGCTACAACCGCGAGACGCTGGAAGTCCTCTACAAGGGCAAGTCCATCGCTGACGTGCTCGATATGACGGTTGAAGAAGCGGAAAAGTTCTTCTCGGCCGTGCCGTCGATCCAGTCGAAGATGGAGACGCTGAACCGTGTTGGCCTCACCTATATCAAGGTCGGCCAGCAAGCGACCACGCTATCGGGCGGTGAAGCCCAGCGCGTGAAACTCGCCAAGGAGCTGTCAAAACGCGCAACGGGCCGCACACTCTACATCCTCGACGAGCCCACCACGGGCCTGCATTTCGAGGACGTCCGCAAACTGCTCGAAGTGCTGCATGAGCTGGTCGAACAGGGCAATACGGTCGTCGTGATCGAGCACAATCTCGATGTCATCAAGACCGCTGACCACATCATCGACATCGGCCCCGAAGGCGGCGATGGCGGTGGACGGGTCGTTGCCACCGGCACGCCAGAAGATGTCGCCGCCGACAAGGAAAGCTGGACCGGACGGTTTCTCGCCGAAACCTTCCGCCGTCAGGATGAACGCCGCGCAGCCCGCAACAAGGTCAAACGCAAGGATGCGAAAGCAAAACAGGCAGCTGAATAG
- a CDS encoding DUF2948 family protein, whose translation MADINPLRLFAEDSDDLTVISAAVQDAVTKAENFRYETRQRRFSIELNRFRWEEAVGKRKSQPKSRVRSLLAFDGILSVKTRGVTKADPDMVYSLLSISFTPDAEPPGGVITLMFAGDGELALTVEAIDVTLLDSDYEWATRHVPSHERRRR comes from the coding sequence ATGGCCGACATCAATCCGCTCCGACTGTTTGCTGAAGACAGCGATGATCTGACCGTGATTTCGGCTGCCGTGCAGGATGCTGTCACGAAAGCCGAAAACTTCCGCTATGAGACGCGCCAGCGTCGCTTTTCCATAGAGCTGAACCGGTTTCGCTGGGAGGAGGCTGTTGGAAAGCGCAAGTCGCAGCCGAAATCACGCGTCCGGTCCCTGCTGGCGTTTGATGGTATTCTCTCGGTCAAGACGCGCGGCGTGACCAAAGCGGATCCGGACATGGTGTATTCGCTGCTCAGCATTTCCTTTACGCCAGACGCAGAGCCGCCGGGCGGCGTCATTACGCTGATGTTTGCTGGCGATGGAGAGCTCGCGCTTACCGTTGAAGCCATCGACGTCACGCTGCTGGATAGCGACTATGAGTGGGCGACGCGGCATGTGCCGAGCCATGAGCGGAGGCGTCGCTGA
- a CDS encoding fused DSP-PTPase phosphatase/NAD kinase-like protein: protein MTETPEPKKKKKKRKPPHIAADLSTDEGRKRAERELVMGDHGFLREAFQNLHQISPEMWRSNQPNPRQIRAHAVHRRIRTIINLRGESTKGYYLLEKEACAEEGIKLIDFQVFSRDTPKVETIEAARELFETIEYPALMHCKSGADRAGLMSALYMIFRQNMPVKKAVEQLSGKYLHVKSGKTGMLDAFFEAYLRDTVTSGKAFIDWVREDYDPAKVKSDFMENFNNRFALDRLLRRE, encoded by the coding sequence ATGACCGAGACGCCAGAGCCGAAGAAAAAGAAAAAAAAGCGCAAGCCGCCCCATATTGCGGCTGACCTCAGCACCGATGAGGGGCGCAAGCGCGCCGAGCGTGAGCTTGTCATGGGCGATCATGGCTTTCTTCGCGAAGCGTTCCAGAATCTGCATCAGATCAGCCCTGAGATGTGGCGCTCCAATCAGCCGAATCCGCGCCAGATCCGGGCCCATGCCGTCCATCGCCGTATTCGCACGATCATCAATCTGCGCGGCGAGAGTACCAAGGGCTACTATCTGCTGGAAAAGGAAGCTTGCGCCGAAGAGGGCATCAAGCTGATCGACTTCCAGGTTTTCTCGCGCGACACGCCGAAGGTAGAGACGATCGAGGCGGCGCGTGAGCTGTTCGAGACGATCGAATACCCAGCCCTCATGCACTGCAAATCAGGGGCTGATCGCGCTGGCCTGATGAGCGCGCTTTACATGATCTTCCGCCAGAACATGCCGGTCAAAAAAGCGGTAGAGCAACTGTCCGGCAAATACCTGCATGTGAAGTCCGGCAAGACCGGGATGCTGGATGCATTCTTCGAGGCCTATCTTCGTGACACCGTGACAAGCGGGAAAGCTTTTATCGACTGGGTGCGGGAAGACTATGATCCGGCCAAGGTCAAAAGTGACTTCATGGAAAATTTCAACAACCGGTTTGCGCTGGATCGACTTTTACGCCGCGAATAA
- a CDS encoding Maf family protein, with translation MSATRTPFVLASASPRRLDLLAQAGLVPDEVRPSEIDEAPLKNESPSALAERLAISKARHVHAAGQFTLGGDTVVAMGRRMLPKAADPAEVEECLRLLSGRAHQVLTGIAVVAPDGREAVRVVVSRVVFKRLTETEISHYAESGDGVGKAGGYAIQGKAAPFIKRINGSYTAIVGLPLYEAVSMLGGLGYQAERS, from the coding sequence ATGTCTGCGACGCGCACGCCTTTCGTGCTGGCGAGCGCAAGCCCGCGGCGCCTTGATCTTCTGGCTCAGGCTGGCCTCGTGCCCGATGAGGTCAGGCCGTCAGAGATTGACGAAGCCCCCCTAAAAAATGAATCGCCCTCAGCGCTGGCTGAGCGGCTGGCGATCTCCAAGGCGCGCCATGTGCATGCGGCTGGCCAGTTCACGCTGGGCGGCGATACCGTTGTGGCGATGGGACGGCGCATGTTGCCCAAGGCGGCTGACCCGGCAGAGGTTGAGGAGTGTCTACGACTGCTTTCTGGCCGGGCGCATCAGGTCCTGACAGGAATAGCGGTCGTGGCCCCGGATGGCCGCGAGGCTGTGCGGGTTGTTGTCTCCCGCGTCGTCTTTAAGCGACTGACCGAGACCGAGATCAGTCACTATGCCGAAAGCGGTGACGGCGTTGGCAAAGCTGGCGGCTATGCGATCCAGGGCAAGGCGGCACCGTTCATCAAGCGGATCAATGGCTCTTACACGGCGATTGTTGGGCTGCCTCTCTATGAAGCTGTGTCCATGCTGGGCGGCCTCGGATATCAGGCGGAGCGGTCGTAG
- a CDS encoding sensor histidine kinase, translated as MPHRLKTPTAWPAETNALDFRHLVDSMITPYMVLDRNLSLVYGNDAYLRATDLELEEIVGKYVFDVFPDSPDRVAEIRREFLKTLDGEVTRLDKHYVNLQHEDGTSSVRCWHCIQTPYFNDKGEVTHIVQYAEDITRADALTRRNDVIAKELDHRVKNMFAVIQAVAALAGHATETADEFRADFSARILSMSRTYSKLSNGEWQGLSLNEIIEGELEQYGGSTSPRISFNGPSIQLGLKATQDASMIIHESATNAAKYGALKSPDGRLDIDWEIKDGELVVNWRESGLTGIKEPDRVGFGSQLTQFMPNVRETRDYRDDGLRITVWVPLSVAIRDQSG; from the coding sequence ATGCCGCATCGACTGAAGACTCCTACTGCCTGGCCTGCAGAAACAAACGCGCTGGACTTCCGGCATCTGGTCGACAGCATGATCACGCCCTACATGGTGCTCGATCGAAATCTGTCCCTGGTCTATGGCAATGACGCCTATCTGCGGGCAACCGACCTCGAGCTAGAAGAGATCGTCGGCAAGTATGTCTTCGATGTCTTTCCCGACAGCCCGGATCGCGTCGCCGAGATTCGAAGAGAATTCCTGAAGACGCTGGACGGCGAGGTGACGCGCCTCGACAAGCATTATGTCAATCTCCAGCATGAAGACGGAACATCAAGCGTCCGTTGCTGGCACTGTATTCAGACCCCCTATTTCAACGATAAGGGTGAGGTCACTCACATCGTTCAGTATGCCGAAGACATTACAAGGGCGGACGCCCTGACCCGCCGAAATGACGTGATCGCCAAGGAACTCGATCACCGCGTAAAGAACATGTTTGCCGTCATTCAGGCCGTCGCAGCCCTGGCTGGCCACGCGACTGAAACGGCTGATGAGTTCCGGGCGGACTTTTCCGCGCGCATCCTGTCCATGAGCCGAACATACAGCAAGCTCTCGAACGGCGAATGGCAAGGGCTATCCCTCAACGAGATTATTGAAGGCGAGCTCGAGCAGTATGGTGGCTCCACGTCGCCGCGGATTTCATTCAACGGCCCCTCAATTCAGCTTGGACTGAAGGCGACGCAGGACGCCTCCATGATCATTCACGAATCTGCGACGAATGCCGCGAAATATGGAGCGTTGAAAAGCCCGGACGGGCGCCTTGATATCGATTGGGAGATCAAGGACGGAGAGCTTGTGGTGAACTGGCGGGAGTCCGGCCTGACAGGCATCAAGGAACCAGACCGGGTGGGCTTTGGAAGCCAGCTGACCCAATTCATGCCAAATGTTCGCGAAACGCGGGACTATCGTGATGATGGCTTGCGCATCACGGTGTGGGTTCCCCTGAGCGTGGCGATACGTGATCAATCCGGTTGA
- the ssb gene encoding single-stranded DNA-binding protein, with protein sequence MAGSVNKVILIGNLGADPEVRQFQNGGQVCNLRIATSETWKDKNTGERREKTEWHSVAIFSEGLIRIAQSYLKKGSKVYIEGKLQTRKWQDQSGNDRYSTEVVLQGFDGTLTMLDSPGGAGGGGGQGGGGRSGGGYGGGGSGGPRQLDGPPQDFNQDFEDEIPF encoded by the coding sequence ATGGCTGGCTCAGTGAACAAGGTAATTCTCATCGGCAATCTCGGGGCAGACCCTGAAGTGCGCCAGTTCCAGAATGGCGGCCAGGTCTGCAATCTGCGCATCGCGACGTCGGAAACCTGGAAAGACAAGAATACCGGCGAGCGCCGCGAAAAGACCGAATGGCATTCGGTTGCGATCTTTTCCGAAGGTCTGATCCGGATCGCGCAGAGCTACCTCAAGAAGGGCTCGAAAGTTTACATCGAAGGCAAGCTTCAGACCCGTAAGTGGCAGGACCAGTCCGGCAATGACCGCTATTCGACCGAAGTCGTCCTGCAGGGCTTTGACGGCACGCTGACGATGCTGGACAGCCCCGGCGGTGCTGGTGGTGGCGGCGGTCAGGGCGGCGGCGGCCGGTCCGGTGGTGGTTATGGCGGCGGCGGTAGCGGCGGTCCACGTCAGCTCGATGGTCCCCCACAGGACTTCAATCAGGATTTCGAAGACGAGATTCCGTTCTAG